The Manihot esculenta cultivar AM560-2 chromosome 1, M.esculenta_v8, whole genome shotgun sequence genome has a window encoding:
- the LOC110623361 gene encoding aldehyde oxidase GLOX1 encodes MVFDFQVNITSWPTAHDNNTRAAMETRSLLLLLFAFTSLFISAIGGKLYQGRWKMLKRSIGISAMHMQLLPNDKIIMFDRTNFGPSNLSLPEGKCMSQSQDADCFCHSVEFDSINRNIRPLTILTDTWCSSGAISEDGVLVQSGGYRLGERVVRSLKPCADCDWVEDTHGLISPRWYASNQVLPDGNKFIVVGGRYQFNYEFIPKSSISDETLYQLPFLKETRYSPLIPNNLYPFLHLSPDGNLFIFANDRAILLDYVNNKVVKNYPVMPGGISRNYPSTGSSVLLPLKLHSNFSVTPKAEVFICGGTLPDSNQKADAGEFIAASKSCGRLVITNVNPIWEMEEMPINRVMGDMIILPTGDVLIINGAAKGTGGWNAAREPVLNPLLYRHNAPTDGNISRFEIMSPSTIPRLYHSTAHLLSDGRVLVGGSNPNRNYNFTALYPTELSLEAFYPPYLTSNTSRPSITAVDPGASLGYKQKFSLRFQLKEKDSLGNIYVTMVAPSFTTHSFAMNQRLLVLAMDDNGVENVAAGNNYIVHVNTPATPALAPPGYYQLFVSHESIPSKATWVHIK; translated from the coding sequence ATGGTTTTTGATTTTCAAGTCAATATAACTAGTTGGCCTACTGCTCATGATAATAATACCAGAGCAGCCATGGAAACAAGAAGCTTGTTATTGCTGCTCTTCGCAttcacttccctcttcatttcAGCAATTGGAGGGAAATTATACCAAGGAAGATGGAAGATGTTGAAGAGAAGCATTGGAATTTCAGCAATGCACATGCAATTGTTACCCAACGATAAGATTATTATGTTTGATCGGACAAACTTTGGTCCATCAAATCTTTCTCTACCGGAGGGCAAGTGCATGAGCCAATCACAAGACGCTGATTGCTTTTGTCATTCTGTGGAGTTTGATTCTATCAATAGAAATATTCGACCGCTCACCATTCTCACTGATACATGGTGCTCTTCAGGGGCAATATCAGAAGATGGTGTGCTAGTGCAGAGTGGTGGATATAGGCTAGGAGAACGAGTTGTTAGGTCCTTGAAGCCCTGCGCAGATTGTGACTGGGTAGAGGATACACATGGTCTAATTTCGCCTAGATGGTATGCTTCAAATCAAGTTTTACCTGACGGGAATAAGTTCATTGTTGTTGGGGGGAGATATCAATTCAATTACGAGTTCATCCCCAAAAGCTCTATTTCTGATGAAACTCTTTACCAACTTCCTTTTCTGAAAGAAACCAGATATTCTCCCCTGATTCCAAACAATCTCTACCCTTTCCTACACCTTTCTCCTGATGGAAATCTCTTCATTTTCGCCAATGACCGAGCAATTCTACTTGACTATGTCAACAACAAAGTGGTTAAAAACTATCCTGTCATGCCTGGAGGCATTTCGCGCAACTACCCGAGCACTGGCTCCTCAGTTTTGCTTCCTCTTAAACTCCACAGCAATTTTAGCGTAACCCCAAAAGCAGAAGTCTTTATTTGCGGTGGGACATTGCCAGATTCAAACCAGAAGGCGGATGCAGGAGAATTTATTGCTGCATCAAAATCCTGCGGTCGGTTAGTAATAACCAACGTGAATCCTATCTGGGAAATGGAGGAAATGCCTATCAATAGAGTGATGGGTGACATGATAATCTTGCCGACAGGTGATGTGCTCATAATAAATGGTGCTGCTAAAGGAACTGGTGGCTGGAATGCTGCAAGAGAACCAGTGCTAAACCCACTCCTCTACAGGCACAATGCACCTACGGATGGTAACATTAGCAGGTTTGAGATCATGAGTCCGTCTACCATTCCACGTCTCTATCATTCAACtgcccatttgctatcagatgGTCGAGTCTTGGTCGGCGGCAGCAATCCTAATAGGAACTACAACTTCACTGCACTCTATCCGACAGAACTAAGCCTCGAAGcgttttatccaccatatctcACTTCAAACACTTCCAGGCCATCAATCACTGCAGTAGATCCAGGGGCGAGTCTTGGTTACAAGCAGAAATTTTCTTTGAGGTTTCAGTTGAAGGAAAAAGATAGCCTTGGAAACATTTATGTGACAATGGTGGCACCATCTTTCACTACACATTCTTTTGCTATGAATCAGAGGTTGTTGGTTTTGGCTATGGACGATAATGGTGTAGAAAATGTGGCTGCCGGAAACAACTACATTGTCCATGTCAATACACCGGCAACCCCAGCACTTGCACCACCAGGATATTATCAGTTGTTTGTGAGCCATGAAAGTATTCCTAGTAAAGCAACGTGGGTCCACATCAAGTAG